A genomic segment from Bradyrhizobium sp. CB1015 encodes:
- the rpoZ gene encoding DNA-directed RNA polymerase subunit omega, translated as MARVTVEDCIDKVDNRFDLVLLAAHRARMISSGSQLTVDRDNDKNPVVSLREIAETTISPEDLREELVHSLQKFVEVDEPEPDTVPLIGSAGASVDADDTEVAVERMTEEELLKGLEGLAPPEEQPEEDE; from the coding sequence ATGGCTCGCGTCACCGTAGAAGATTGTATCGACAAGGTCGACAACCGGTTTGACTTGGTCCTGCTGGCTGCCCACCGTGCCCGCATGATCTCGTCCGGCTCACAACTAACGGTTGACCGCGATAACGACAAGAACCCTGTTGTGTCTTTGCGTGAAATTGCCGAGACGACGATCTCGCCTGAGGACCTCCGCGAGGAGCTGGTCCACTCGCTCCAGAAGTTCGTCGAGGTGGATGAGCCCGAGCCGGATACGGTGCCGCTGATCGGTTCCGCGGGCGCAAGCGTCGATGCCGACGACACCGAGGTCGCCGTGGAGCGCATGACCGAAGAGGAGCTGCTGAAGGGCCTGGAAGGCCTCGCGCCTCCCGAGGAGCAGCCCGAGGAAGACGAGTAA
- a CDS encoding NYN domain-containing protein → MSPSPTNKIALFIDGANLYATAKTLGFDIDYKRLLKEFQSRGTLLRAFYYTAIIEDQEYSSIRPLIDWLDYNGYTVVTKATKEFIDASGRRKVKGNMDIELAVDAMELAEHIDQMVLFSGDGDFRSLVEAVQRRGVRVTVVSTIASQPPMIADELRRQADVFTDLVELQSKLGRDPSERPAPRDRGERGERHHAPQFLQRATTMAPRGDDDFEE, encoded by the coding sequence ATGTCACCTTCTCCTACCAACAAGATCGCGCTCTTCATCGACGGGGCCAATCTCTACGCGACGGCGAAAACCCTCGGCTTCGACATCGACTACAAGCGCTTGCTGAAGGAGTTTCAGAGCCGCGGTACGTTGTTGCGGGCGTTCTATTACACCGCCATCATCGAAGACCAGGAATACTCCTCGATCCGCCCGCTGATCGACTGGCTGGACTATAACGGCTACACCGTCGTCACCAAGGCGACCAAGGAATTCATCGACGCCTCCGGCCGCCGCAAGGTGAAGGGCAACATGGACATCGAGCTCGCCGTGGACGCCATGGAGCTCGCCGAGCACATCGACCAGATGGTGCTGTTCTCGGGTGACGGCGACTTCCGCTCCCTGGTCGAGGCCGTCCAGCGCCGCGGCGTGCGGGTCACGGTGGTCTCCACCATTGCCAGCCAGCCGCCGATGATCGCCGACGAGCTGCGCCGCCAGGCCGACGTCTTCACCGACCTCGTCGAGCTGCAATCCAAGCTTGGCCGCGATCCGTCCGAGCGCCCCGCCCCGCGTGACCGCGGCGAGCGTGGCGAACGTCACCACGCCCCGCAATTCCTCCAGCGCGCGACCACGATGGCGCCGAGGGGCGATGACGACTTCGAGGAGTGA
- a CDS encoding uracil-DNA glycosylase, with protein MTTSRSEAARSSRQPLTIVPDRDCPLCPRLVAFREANRAREPSWHNAPVAPFGDIKARLLIVGLAPGMQGANRTGRPFTGDYAGDLLYATLIEYGFARGTYQARPDDGLKLVDCRIANAVHCVPPQNKPLPIEINTCRQFLVANLATMPNLRAIVALGRIAHDSVLKPLNLKASQAVFGHGAVHQAGRFRLYDSYHCSRYNTNTGVLTPDMFRSVFAKVKADLD; from the coding sequence ATGACGACTTCGAGGAGTGAGGCGGCCCGGTCCAGCCGCCAGCCTCTCACAATCGTTCCCGACCGTGACTGCCCGCTCTGTCCGCGCCTGGTCGCCTTCCGCGAGGCGAACCGCGCGCGCGAGCCATCGTGGCACAATGCGCCGGTGGCCCCCTTCGGCGACATCAAGGCCCGCCTCCTGATCGTGGGCCTCGCGCCGGGAATGCAGGGCGCCAACCGCACGGGGCGGCCGTTCACGGGCGATTATGCCGGCGACCTGCTCTACGCCACGCTGATCGAATACGGCTTTGCCAGGGGTACCTATCAGGCGCGCCCGGACGACGGGCTGAAACTCGTCGACTGCCGGATCGCCAATGCCGTGCATTGCGTGCCGCCGCAGAACAAGCCGTTGCCGATCGAGATCAACACCTGCCGCCAGTTCCTCGTGGCCAATCTCGCGACGATGCCGAACCTGCGCGCGATCGTCGCGCTCGGGCGGATTGCGCACGACAGCGTGCTCAAGCCGCTGAACCTGAAGGCCTCGCAAGCCGTCTTCGGCCACGGTGCGGTGCATCAGGCAGGCCGGTTCAGGCTCTACGACAGCTATCACTGCTCCCGCTACAACACGAACACCGGCGTGCTGACGCCGGACATGTTCAGATCGGTGTTCGCGAAGGTGAAGGCGGATCTCGACTAG
- a CDS encoding peroxiredoxin: MNQRNLLEVDWSQIPAPSDDGAAAHLEGMTLPPIGLLATDDTSVMLSALRGRTVVFAYPRTGEPGKIALVDDWDMIPGARGCTPQTCAFRDLYAELKAAGASHVFGLSTQSNDYQIEMASRLHLPFPVLSDEKLALTRALNLPTMEVAGLTLIKRLALVIDDARITHVFYPVFPPDRNAGDVLAWLKANPVNS, encoded by the coding sequence ATGAATCAACGGAACCTGCTCGAGGTCGACTGGAGCCAGATTCCCGCGCCTTCCGACGACGGCGCCGCTGCGCATCTTGAGGGCATGACGTTGCCGCCGATCGGCCTGCTCGCGACCGACGACACGTCGGTCATGCTGTCGGCGCTGCGCGGCCGCACCGTCGTGTTCGCCTATCCCCGCACCGGAGAGCCCGGCAAGATCGCGCTGGTCGACGATTGGGACATGATCCCGGGGGCGCGCGGCTGCACGCCCCAGACCTGCGCATTCCGCGATCTCTACGCCGAGCTGAAAGCCGCCGGCGCCTCGCACGTGTTCGGCCTCTCGACCCAGAGCAACGACTACCAGATCGAGATGGCCTCGCGCCTGCATCTGCCGTTCCCGGTGCTCTCGGATGAGAAGCTGGCGCTGACACGCGCCTTGAATTTGCCGACCATGGAGGTCGCGGGCCTGACGCTGATCAAGCGCCTCGCGCTTGTTATCGACGATGCCAGGATCACGCACGTGTTCTATCCCGTGTTTCCGCCCGACCGGAACGCCGGCGACGTGCTGGCCTGGCTCAAGGCGAATCCCGTCAATAGCTAG
- the smpB gene encoding SsrA-binding protein SmpB, with translation MADKNERPIKVMAENRKARFNYAIEDTIEAGIALTGTEVKSIRNGKSTIAESYADSKNGEIWLINATIPEYLQGNRFNHEPKRPRKLLLHRRQINKLIGAVDREGMTLIPLKLYFNERGRAKLQLAVAKGKKLHDKRESEKKRDWSREKGRLLRARG, from the coding sequence ATGGCCGATAAGAACGAACGTCCGATCAAGGTGATGGCGGAAAATCGCAAGGCGCGCTTCAACTACGCCATCGAGGACACGATCGAGGCGGGCATTGCGCTGACCGGCACCGAGGTCAAGTCGATCCGCAACGGCAAGAGCACGATTGCGGAATCCTATGCCGATTCCAAGAACGGCGAGATCTGGCTGATCAACGCCACCATTCCCGAATATCTGCAAGGCAACCGCTTCAACCACGAGCCCAAGCGCCCGCGAAAGCTGCTGCTCCACCGCCGGCAGATCAACAAGCTGATCGGCGCGGTCGACCGCGAGGGCATGACGCTGATCCCGCTCAAGCTTTACTTCAACGAGCGCGGCCGGGCCAAGCTGCAGCTCGCGGTTGCCAAGGGCAAGAAGCTGCACGACAAGCGCGAATCCGAGAAGAAGCGTGACTGGAGCCGGGAGAAGGGCCGGCTGCTGCGCGCGAGGGGATGA
- the mscL gene encoding large conductance mechanosensitive channel protein MscL has product MLKEFREFAMKGNVVDLAVGVIIGAAFGGIVTSLVGDIIMPIIGAVTGGLDFSNYFIPLSKAVTATNLADAKKQGAVLAYGSFLTLTINFIIVAFVLFLVIRAMNTLKRKEEAAPAAPPKPSAEVELLTEIRDLLKK; this is encoded by the coding sequence ATGCTCAAGGAGTTTCGCGAGTTCGCCATGAAAGGGAACGTCGTCGATCTCGCGGTCGGCGTCATCATCGGCGCGGCCTTTGGCGGCATCGTCACCTCGCTGGTCGGTGACATCATCATGCCGATCATCGGCGCGGTCACCGGCGGCCTCGACTTTTCGAATTACTTCATCCCCTTGTCGAAGGCGGTCACTGCCACCAACTTAGCGGATGCGAAAAAGCAAGGCGCCGTCCTTGCTTACGGCAGCTTCCTGACGCTGACGATCAACTTCATCATCGTCGCCTTCGTGTTGTTCCTGGTGATCCGCGCCATGAACACCTTGAAGCGCAAGGAGGAGGCGGCGCCCGCCGCTCCGCCGAAGCCGTCGGCCGAGGTCGAGCTGCTGACCGAGATCCGCGATCTCCTCAAGAAGTGA